In Chaetodon trifascialis isolate fChaTrf1 chromosome 4, fChaTrf1.hap1, whole genome shotgun sequence, one DNA window encodes the following:
- the LOC139329827 gene encoding elongation factor 2b-like, which produces MVNFTVDQIRAIMDKKANIRNMSVIAHVDHGKSTLTDSLVSKAGIIASARAGETRFTDTRKDEQERCITIKSTAISLFYELSENDMAFIKQSKDGNGFLINLIDSPGHVDFSSEVTAALRVTDGALVVVDCVSGVCVQTETVLRQAIGERIRPVLMMNKMDRALLELQLEAEDLYQTFQRIVESVNVIISTYGEDESGPMGNLMVDPVIGTVGFGSGLHGWAFTLKQFAEMYAAKFAAKGNAQMTPAEHCKKVEDMMKKLWGDRYFDMGAGKFAKTATGADGTKYPRTFVALILDPIFKVFDAIMNFKKEETAKLIQKLEIKLDTEDKDKEGKPLLKAVMRRWLPAGEALLQMITIHLPSPVTAQKYRCELLYEGPGDDDAAMGIKNCDPKAPLMVYISKMVPTSDKGRFYAFGRVFSGVVAAGVKVRIMGPNYVPGKKEDLYLKPIQRTILMMGRYIEPIEDVPCGNIVGLVGVDQYLVKTGTITTFEHAHNMRVMKFSVSPVVRVAVEAKNPADLPKLVEGLKRLSKSDPMVQCIIEESGEHIVAGAGELHLEICLKDLEEDHAGIPLKKSDPVVSYRETVTTESTIMCLSKSPNKHNRLFMKARPFEDGLAEDIDKGDVSSRQELKARARYLADKYEWDVAEARKIWCFGPDGTGPNLLVDATKGVQYLNEIKDSVVAGFQWAVKEGVLCEENMRAIRFDIHDVTLHTDAIHRGGGQIIPTARRALYACALTAEPKLMEPVYLVEIQCPASAVGGIYGVLTRRRGHVFEEISVQGTPMRLTKAYLPVMESFGFTADLRSNTGGQAFPQCVFDHWQVLPGDPKDPASKPGIVVTDTRKRKGLKEGIPALDNYLDKL; this is translated from the exons ATG GTGAACTTTACGGTCGACCAGATCCGTGCCATCATGGACAAGAAGGCCAACATCCGTAATATGTCTGTGATTGCGCACGTAGACCATGGAAAGTCAACCCTGACAGACTCGCTTGTGTCTAAGGCTGGCATCATTGCTTCAGCTCGTGCTGGGGAGACCCGTTTCACAGACACACGGAAAGATGAACAGGAACGTTGCATCACCATCAAGTCTAC CGCCATCTCCCTGTTCTACGAGCTCAGTGAAAATGACATGGCTTTCATCAAGCAGTCCAAGGATGGTAACGGCTTCTTGATCAACCTGATTGACTCACCAGGACACGTTGACTTCTCCTCAGAAGTGACTGCTGCACTCCGTGTCACTGATGGAGCCCTGGTTGTCGTGGACTGCGTCTCTG gtgtttgtgtgcaaactGAGACAGTGCTCCGTCAGGCTATTGGTGAGCGCATCAGGCCAGTCCTGATGATGAACAAGATGGACCGTGCCTTGTTGGAGTTGCAGCTTGAAGCTGAAGATCTCTACCAGACTTTCCAGCGTATTGTTGAATCAGTCAACGTGATCATCTCCACCTACGGAGAAGATGAAAGTGGACCGATGGGCAACCTTATG GTCGATCCAGTCATTGGTACCGTTGGCTTTGGTTCTGGACTCCATGGATGGGCTTTCACCCTGAAGCAGTTTGCTGAGATGTATGCAGCCAAATTCGCTGCCAAGGGCAACGCCCAGATGACCCCAGCTGAACACTGCAAGAAGGTGGAAGACATGATGAAGAAGCTGTGGGGTGATAG GTACTTTGACATGGGTGCTGGAAAGTTTGCAAAAACTGCTACTGGAGCTGATGGCACCAAGTACCCCCGCACCTTTGTTGCGCTCATCCTGGACCCCATCTTTAAG GTGTTTGATGCCATCATGAACTTCAAGAAGGAGGAAACAGCCAAACTGATCCAGAAGCTGGAAATCAAGTTGGATACTGAAGACAAGGATAAAGAGGGTAAGCCTCTGCTGAAGGCTGTGATGCGCCGCTGGCTGCCTGCTGGAGAAGCTCTTCTGCAAATGATCACCATCCACCTGCCTTCCCCTGTCACTGCCCAGAAGTACCGCTGTGAGCTCCTCTATGAAGGACCTGGAGATGATGATGCTGCCATGG gTATCAAGAACTGTGACCCCAAGGCTCCCTTGATGGTATACATATCAAAGATGGTCCCCACTAGTGACAAGGGTCGCTTCTACGCATTTGGTCGTGTGTTCTCTGGGGTTGTCGCCGCTGGCGTGAAAGTACGCATCATGGGACCAAACTACGTCCCTGGAAAGAAGGAAGACCTCTACTTGAAGCCAATTCAGAG GACCATTTTGATGATGGGCCGTTATATTGAGCCCATTGAAGATGTGCCATGTGGCAACATTGTGGGTCTGGTTGGAGTGGACCAGTACCTTGTCAAGACTGGAACAATCACCACCTTTGAGCATGCACACAACATGAGAGTGATGAAGTTCAGCGTCAGCCCTGTGGTGAGAGTTGCTGTTGAGGCCAAAAACCCTGCTGACCTGCCCAAGCTGGTGGAGGGTTTGAAGCGTCTGTCCAAGTCTGATCCTATGGTGCAGTGTATCATTGAGGAGTCTGGAGAACATATCGTTGCTGGTGCTGGAGAGCTGCATCTGGAGATTTGTCTGAAGGATCTGGAGGAGGATCATGCTGGCATTCCACTCAAG AAATCTGATCCAGTGGTGTCCTACAGAGAGACCGTCACTACGGAGTCAACAATAATGTGTCTGTCAAAGTCACCCAACAAGCACAACCGTCTGTTCATGAAGGCCCGTCCCTTTGAAGATGGCCTAGCAGAAGACATCGACAAGGGTGACGTTTCCAGTCGTCAGGAGCTCAAGGCCCGTGCCCGCTACCTTGCTGACAAGTATGAGTGGGACGTCGCTGAGGCCAGAAAGATTTGGTGCTTTGGACCTGATGGAACCGGTCCCAACCTGTTGGTGGACGCTACCAAGGGAGTGCAGTACCTAAATGAGATCAAGGATAGTGTTGTGGCTGGCTTCCAGTGGGCAGTCAAGGAG GGTGTCCTCTGTGAAGAGAACATGCGTGCCATTCGCTTCGACATCCACGATGTGACCTTGCATACGGATGCCATTCACCGTGGTGGTGGTCAGATTATTCCCACGGCTCGCAGAGCTCTTTACGCATGCGCACTCACAGCCGAACCTAAATTGATGGAGCCTGTGTACCTGGTGGAGATCCAG TGTCCTGCAAGTGCAGTAGGTGGAATCTACGGTGTGTTGACCAGAAGGCGTGGACACGTGTTTGAGGAAATCAGTGTCCAGGGAACACCCATGCGTCTCACCAAGGCCTACCTGCCTGTCATGGAGTCCTTTG GTTTTACAGCTGACCTTCGTTCCAACACTGGCGGCCAGGCCTTCCCACAGTGCGTGTTCGACCATTGGCAGGTCCTTCCTGGTGATCCAAAGGACCCTGCATCCAAGCCTGGTATAGTTGTGACGGATACACGCAAACGTAAGGGTCTCAAAGAAGGTATCCCAGCCTTGGACAACTACCTGGACAAATTGTAA